A DNA window from Acidobacteriota bacterium contains the following coding sequences:
- a CDS encoding biotin--[acetyl-CoA-carboxylase] ligase: protein MIKLGEKTFIFEKCTSSNRLSKIWAEKGYPEGTCIVCLEQTEGRGRLDRKWHSPKEKGLYLSLILRPLLECRDITILSLLTAMSCADFLNEKYGFSVKVKWPNDLILFDKKLGGILLESSTKNDMVEYVVLGIGINLKNRLEDFPEDIKDKSISIKIGYSTEPDFDEIRTGLVGYLSKWLSYFFQNKKNLILEKLSFYSYLKKDDKIEIRTGEKILYGIFMGYGETGYLKIKVDDGLEEIYEGELVKIEK from the coding sequence TTGATAAAGTTAGGAGAAAAAACTTTCATTTTCGAAAAATGCACATCGAGTAATAGATTGTCTAAAATTTGGGCTGAAAAGGGTTACCCTGAGGGAACATGTATTGTATGTCTTGAACAGACAGAGGGGAGAGGCAGGCTCGATAGAAAATGGCATTCCCCTAAGGAAAAAGGATTGTATCTATCCTTGATTTTAAGACCGTTGCTGGAGTGCAGGGATATAACTATTCTATCTCTTTTAACAGCAATGTCATGCGCTGATTTTTTAAATGAAAAATATGGTTTTTCAGTAAAAGTTAAATGGCCTAATGATCTTATTTTATTCGATAAAAAGTTAGGTGGTATTTTATTAGAAAGCTCCACAAAAAATGATATGGTTGAATATGTGGTGTTGGGAATTGGGATAAACTTGAAGAATAGATTAGAAGATTTTCCAGAAGATATAAAAGATAAGTCAATTTCAATAAAAATTGGGTACAGCACAGAACCAGATTTCGATGAAATTAGAACTGGCTTGGTTGGGTATTTGTCAAAGTGGCTTTCTTATTTTTTTCAGAATAAAAAAAATTTAATCTTAGAAAAGCTATCCTTTTATTCCTATTTAAAAAAAGATGATAAAATAGAGATCAGAACAGGAGAGAAAATTCTGTATGGGATTTTCATGGGGTATGGTGAAACTGGATATTTAAAAATAAAAGTGGATGATGGATTGGAAGAAATATATGAAGGAGAGCTGGTTAAAATTGAAAAATGA
- a CDS encoding type III pantothenate kinase, with protein MLLALDVGNTNITIGIFKKKKIISYWRVFTERGKTSDEYGIQLINFLENSGYSEKNISGIVICSVVPPLTPIMVNMAEKFFKKKPMVVSRALNTGIKILYKNPDEVGEDRIVNAVAAFNKYGGPAIIVDFGTAITFDIILEKGEYLGGVIAPGVEISSEALAHRTAKLPKVEIKKPEKVVGKTTIESIQSGLYFGYESLVEGIIKKIKKELGIKANVILTGGYGEEIFGKLKIFNIVDPFLTLEGLRIIYERNS; from the coding sequence ATTCTTTTAGCTTTGGATGTTGGAAATACAAATATAACAATAGGAATTTTTAAGAAAAAGAAAATTATATCTTATTGGAGAGTTTTTACAGAGAGAGGAAAAACTTCGGATGAATATGGAATCCAGTTGATAAATTTTTTAGAAAATTCAGGCTATTCTGAAAAAAATATATCAGGAATAGTAATTTGTAGCGTGGTTCCTCCTTTAACTCCTATAATGGTTAATATGGCAGAGAAGTTTTTTAAAAAGAAGCCGATGGTTGTTTCAAGAGCACTGAACACAGGTATTAAAATTTTATATAAAAATCCAGATGAAGTTGGAGAGGATAGAATAGTGAATGCTGTTGCAGCTTTTAATAAATATGGTGGACCTGCAATAATTGTAGATTTCGGTACCGCAATCACTTTTGACATAATATTGGAAAAAGGAGAATATCTTGGAGGAGTGATAGCTCCTGGAGTTGAGATATCTTCAGAGGCGCTTGCTCATAGAACAGCCAAACTTCCCAAGGTCGAGATAAAAAAACCAGAAAAAGTAGTAGGAAAAACAACTATAGAAAGCATACAATCAGGGCTATACTTCGGATACGAGAGTCTTGTGGAAGGTATAATAAAAAAAATAAAAAAAGAACTGGGGATTAAAGCAAATGTAATTTTAACCGGAGGTTATGGAGAGGAGATATTTGGAAAATTGAAAATTTTCAACATAGTTGATCCTTTTCTAACATTGGAAGGTTTAAGAATTATTTATGAAAGAAATAGTTAA